One bacterium genomic region harbors:
- a CDS encoding acetoacetate decarboxylase family protein, translating to MKPTFTFGPELFDNKNEFNDPFFKRHTLRHAPQPLKLTDTISKNYLFPTLYGNVTAAMGIFFCNYKKAESIMLHPKIKPINMLKNRSLVIFSCYEYKNVLGIPSYNEIAMTIPVLVDPSINIPLLPMLMPPKNFGYYVFSMPVTSAENNIRGHKIWGLPKVVNEIDITHAHNTCATKAYDEKGEKYFELSVPTTGKETKFDVKSYLYSKLDGKLLKSETNFKGNFNVTKKPASGHYLTLGPSPTAQFLKDLEINPQPFQFRYTPSMNACFDLANPNYQAPFGF from the coding sequence ATGAAACCAACATTCACTTTTGGCCCCGAACTTTTTGACAATAAAAATGAATTTAACGATCCGTTTTTTAAACGCCATACTCTGCGTCATGCGCCTCAGCCACTAAAACTGACGGATACTATCTCTAAAAATTATCTCTTCCCTACGCTTTACGGCAACGTCACCGCCGCCATGGGTATCTTTTTTTGTAATTATAAAAAAGCGGAATCCATCATGCTGCATCCAAAAATAAAACCCATCAACATGCTTAAAAACCGCTCGCTGGTTATTTTTTCGTGCTACGAATACAAAAATGTACTGGGCATACCCTCTTACAACGAAATTGCCATGACCATTCCGGTACTCGTGGACCCAAGCATCAATATTCCCCTGCTTCCCATGCTGATGCCACCTAAAAATTTTGGATATTATGTTTTTTCAATGCCTGTTACTTCGGCCGAAAACAATATCCGCGGGCACAAAATTTGGGGATTGCCCAAAGTGGTGAATGAAATTGATATTACGCATGCTCATAATACCTGCGCCACAAAAGCATACGATGAAAAAGGAGAAAAATATTTTGAACTCAGCGTGCCTACTACCGGAAAAGAGACCAAGTTTGACGTAAAATCGTATTTATACTCCAAATTAGACGGAAAACTTTTAAAGAGTGAAACTAATTTTAAAGGAAACTTTAACGTTACTAAAAAACCGGCATCGGGCCATTACTTAACACTGGGCCCCTCACCCACCGCACAATTTTTAAAAGATTTGGAAATAAACCCGCAACCCTTTCAGTTTAGATACACACCTAGTATGAATGCCTGCTTTGATTTGGCCAATCCAAATTATCAGGCCCCGTTTGGGTTTTAA
- a CDS encoding ATP-binding protein translates to MVGPRQVGKTFLLRELEKEIQSQGKSCRYFDLEQPSDMLALGASEKEHFDVLTQSGEVVLVDEFHLIKNLSKIFKAIHDSKHPIKIFASGSSALEMHKHLKESMAGRVIFNKIFPFSLEERLQDKNLKKEDMLIFGGLPGLLHCENSEEKIIELQDMIATYIQKDIKALIKEENIRAFNHLLVLLANYQGAVVVAANLSREIGLSKPTVEKYLEILSQTYICHTLTSFSKNVSNELKKSKKYYLYDLGIRNSIIKDFSEIADRPDAGVLKESFVYLSILKQLKPNMDVFFWRTKSGQEIDFVLVKNRVPFPVEVKSKLSSPEIPQHLKTFLDKYPNSPGAIIFNDSIRETTEYAKRPVAFLHWSEAETIPFLKNVI, encoded by the coding sequence TTGGTTGGCCCTAGGCAAGTAGGCAAAACTTTTCTTTTGCGAGAACTTGAAAAGGAAATCCAAAGCCAAGGAAAATCTTGTCGTTATTTTGATCTTGAACAGCCTAGCGATATGTTGGCTTTGGGTGCAAGCGAAAAAGAACACTTTGATGTACTCACGCAAAGCGGAGAGGTTGTTTTAGTTGACGAATTTCATCTTATAAAAAACCTCTCCAAAATTTTTAAAGCCATACACGATAGCAAACACCCTATTAAAATTTTCGCATCAGGATCCTCAGCTTTGGAAATGCACAAACATCTCAAAGAAAGTATGGCAGGGCGGGTTATTTTCAATAAAATATTTCCTTTTTCACTTGAGGAACGTTTGCAGGATAAAAATCTTAAAAAGGAAGATATGCTGATATTTGGAGGGCTTCCTGGTTTGCTCCATTGTGAAAATAGTGAAGAAAAAATCATTGAGCTCCAAGACATGATTGCTACCTACATTCAAAAAGATATCAAGGCCTTGATTAAAGAAGAAAATATTCGTGCTTTCAACCATTTGTTGGTTTTACTTGCCAATTATCAAGGGGCGGTAGTAGTGGCCGCCAATCTTTCGCGTGAAATAGGACTATCAAAGCCCACGGTTGAAAAATATCTGGAAATATTGTCGCAAACTTACATTTGCCATACTCTTACCAGTTTTTCTAAAAACGTGTCTAATGAGTTGAAAAAGTCAAAAAAATATTACCTTTACGATTTAGGCATTCGAAACAGTATTATAAAAGATTTTAGCGAGATTGCCGATAGACCCGATGCAGGAGTACTAAAGGAAAGTTTTGTTTATTTGAGTATTTTAAAACAACTAAAACCCAATATGGATGTATTTTTTTGGAGAACAAAAAGTGGCCAGGAAATTGATTTTGTTCTTGTAAAAAACCGTGTGCCATTTCCGGTTGAAGTAAAATCAAAACTGTCTTCGCCGGAAATTCCACAGCATCTTAAAACATTTTTAGACAAATACCCTAATTCACCAGGAGCCATTATTTTTAATGATTCGATCCGGGAAACTACCGAGTATGCCAAACGTCCTGTAGCATTTTTACATTGGAGCGAAGCGGAAACCATCCCATTTTTAAAAAATGTGATTTGA